A single genomic interval of Metamycoplasma salivarium harbors:
- a CDS encoding ATP-binding cassette domain-containing protein, giving the protein MKIEFKNVYANYKNNTQPILKNTSFKINEGEMVAIIGKSGAGKTTIFNSILRLTKITSGEILVDDKNINSYSKKQQKMLLKKIGLLSQNPFLIEDECVYDSILRTYTKYKNWFYDFFKIVTKKQRQEIFETLNNLDIFDKAFEQIKSLSGGQKQRVEIAKLLLKEVSLILADEPTTSLDIEMASSVIELLKKLNETYKITIIINMHDLDLVKKYFKKIICLKNGEIIKVCEPNNMDNELLQMLYN; this is encoded by the coding sequence ATGAAAATAGAATTTAAAAATGTATATGCAAATTATAAAAATAATACACAACCTATATTGAAAAATACTTCATTTAAAATTAATGAAGGTGAAATGGTTGCAATTATTGGAAAATCAGGTGCTGGTAAAACCACCATTTTTAATTCTATTTTACGACTTACAAAAATAACATCTGGTGAGATTTTAGTTGATGACAAAAATATAAATTCTTATTCAAAAAAACAGCAAAAAATGCTATTAAAAAAAATAGGATTACTATCACAAAACCCATTTTTAATTGAAGATGAATGTGTGTACGATAGTATTCTTAGAACATATACAAAATACAAAAATTGATTTTATGATTTTTTTAAGATAGTTACAAAAAAACAAAGACAAGAAATTTTTGAAACGCTAAACAATTTAGACATTTTTGATAAAGCTTTTGAACAAATAAAATCATTAAGTGGTGGTCAAAAACAAAGAGTTGAAATTGCTAAATTGTTATTAAAGGAAGTTTCACTAATTTTAGCTGATGAACCAACGACTAGTTTAGATATTGAAATGGCTTCTTCAGTAATTGAACTACTTAAAAAACTAAATGAAACATATAAAATTACTATTATTATCAATATGCATGATTTAGATTTAGTTAAAAAGTATTTTAAAAAAATAATTTGTTTAAAAAATGGAGAAATTATTAAAGTGTGTGAACCTAACAATATGGACAATGAATTGCTTCAAATGTTATATAATTAG
- the gltX gene encoding glutamate--tRNA ligase produces MANKIRTRYAPSPTGYLHIGGARTALFCYLFAKHYNGDFVFRLEDTDIERNVVGGEASQLDNLAWLGIIPDESPLKPNPKYGKYRQSEKLDVYQKLANELIDKKLAYKAYDSTEELALQHKEQEDKGVASFRYDPTWLKLSKEEIAKRDANKEYSIRLALPKNVNYDWDDLVRGKISVNSDDIGDFVIVKSDGYPTYNFAVVVDDHQMEITNVLRGEEHITNTPKQLAIYKAFNWTPPIFGHLTIITNMEGKKLSKRDKSLKQFIEDYKNEGYCPEAIFNFLALLGWTAADASEIMSKEELIKKFDPSRLSKSPSKFDIVKMEWFSKQYLKKIPNEELIKKLNLKNDEWSNVYVETYKQHCATILELKNDLKLYTNVKSKLDIPFETNDVVKHFYNLIKNQEFTIENIQKTIEQVKNDLKVSGKNLFMPIRIATTYEEHGPELAKAIYLFGQKAVLERLKKWS; encoded by the coding sequence ATGGCTAATAAAATAAGAACTAGATATGCACCAAGCCCAACAGGCTATTTACACATTGGAGGAGCAAGAACTGCTTTATTTTGCTATCTATTTGCAAAGCATTATAATGGCGATTTTGTTTTTAGATTAGAAGACACTGATATTGAAAGAAATGTAGTTGGTGGAGAAGCAAGTCAACTCGATAATTTAGCATGACTTGGAATAATTCCAGATGAAAGTCCATTAAAACCTAATCCAAAATATGGAAAATATCGTCAAAGTGAAAAATTAGATGTTTATCAAAAACTTGCAAATGAATTAATTGATAAAAAATTAGCTTACAAAGCATATGATAGCACTGAAGAGTTAGCATTGCAACATAAAGAACAAGAAGACAAAGGCGTTGCATCATTTAGATATGATCCAACATGATTAAAATTATCTAAAGAAGAAATTGCAAAAAGAGATGCAAATAAAGAATATTCAATTAGATTAGCATTGCCTAAAAATGTTAATTATGACTGAGATGACTTAGTTAGAGGAAAAATTTCTGTAAATTCAGATGATATTGGTGATTTTGTTATTGTTAAAAGTGATGGATATCCAACATATAATTTTGCAGTAGTCGTAGATGATCATCAAATGGAAATTACTAATGTTTTACGTGGTGAAGAACATATAACAAATACACCAAAACAACTTGCAATTTATAAAGCATTTAATTGAACTCCACCTATTTTTGGTCATTTAACAATTATTACTAATATGGAAGGTAAAAAACTTTCTAAACGTGATAAAAGTTTAAAACAATTTATTGAGGATTATAAAAATGAAGGATATTGTCCTGAAGCTATTTTCAATTTCTTAGCATTGTTAGGTTGGACTGCAGCAGATGCTAGTGAAATTATGTCTAAAGAAGAACTTATTAAGAAATTTGATCCTTCAAGATTAAGTAAAAGCCCCTCAAAATTTGACATAGTCAAAATGGAATGATTCTCAAAACAATATTTAAAGAAAATTCCTAACGAAGAATTAATTAAAAAACTAAATTTGAAAAATGATGAATGAAGCAATGTTTATGTTGAAACTTATAAACAACATTGTGCAACAATTTTAGAACTTAAAAATGATTTAAAACTTTACACAAATGTTAAATCTAAATTAGATATTCCATTTGAAACAAATGATGTGGTTAAACATTTTTATAATTTAATTAAAAATCAAGAATTTACAATTGAAAATATACAAAAAACAATTGAACAAGTAAAGAATGATTTAAAAGTATCAGGCAAAAATTTATTTATGCCAATTAGAATTGCAACAACCTATGAAGAACATGGCCCAGAACTTGCAAAAGCTATTTATTTATTTGGGCAAAAAGCTGTTTTAGAAAGACTTAAAAAGTGAAGCTAA
- the plsY gene encoding glycerol-3-phosphate 1-O-acyltransferase PlsY → MVAKYIWINLIIFVIGYLIGSLNLSIFISKKNGEDIREKGSKNAGTTNALRVYGKKIAICVFLFDALKAYLSIMVVFIVKTTMYKANSNYLYVLPLIIGAGALLGHIFPLYFKFKGGKGVACFIGMLFAFNFSLFLIFLVIYLFVILCFRMSSLGSILSITIISLISFDPTFYNNVLAFMQQNTPYPIHSIIMIFCVCIVILKHIPNFIRIDNHTESKLKFLLDKQESQNQI, encoded by the coding sequence ATGGTTGCTAAATATATTTGAATTAACTTAATTATTTTCGTTATAGGTTATTTAATAGGTTCATTAAACTTAAGCATTTTTATATCCAAAAAAAATGGTGAAGATATAAGAGAAAAAGGCTCAAAAAATGCAGGAACTACTAATGCGTTAAGAGTGTATGGCAAAAAAATAGCTATTTGTGTTTTTTTATTTGATGCGTTAAAAGCATATTTATCAATAATGGTAGTATTTATTGTTAAAACTACTATGTATAAAGCTAACAGCAATTATTTATATGTTTTGCCTTTAATAATAGGAGCAGGTGCTTTGCTTGGACATATTTTTCCATTGTATTTTAAATTTAAGGGCGGGAAAGGAGTAGCATGCTTTATAGGTATGCTCTTTGCTTTTAACTTTAGCTTGTTTTTAATATTTTTAGTGATTTATTTATTTGTGATTTTATGTTTTAGAATGTCTTCATTAGGGTCTATTTTATCAATTACTATCATTTCTTTAATATCATTTGACCCAACATTTTATAATAATGTTTTAGCTTTTATGCAACAAAATACACCTTATCCTATTCATTCGATAATTATGATTTTTTGCGTATGCATAGTAATTTTAAAGCACATTCCTAACTTTATAAGAATTGATAATCACACTGAAAGCAAATTGAAATTCTTGTTAGATAAACAAGAATCCCAAAATCAAATTTAG
- a CDS encoding ECF transporter S component gives MFSIYSQIRRNIKTKSYKLTIFEIVIFGALLAIYILTAYIENFLFPRGFRLSITYAIFIIFGLALGPWKGAFLGLLSDTLNQVIYGVSTWMIEYAIIPPIIAFLSGMCLQLAYLNPHKFWTYAFLMLTFVTFLIIFFVVKNINHISWREFSRKLKKTQILPIRIVATIISVGLGSTWLFSLILLVTHLKTKSFKTKWKTQLMFSILITTFIILIITRWLWGPFAYISYMNRFRNMNWKYADYFTIFMIPIVFKSLIEIPVYTVIIYAVMPIINIAKQKISFYKNKIFTY, from the coding sequence ATGTTTTCAATTTATTCACAAATTAGAAGAAATATTAAGACCAAGTCTTATAAATTAACTATTTTTGAAATAGTTATTTTTGGTGCTTTATTAGCTATTTATATTCTAACTGCTTATATTGAAAATTTTTTATTTCCTAGAGGATTCAGACTTTCAATAACCTATGCAATATTTATTATTTTTGGATTAGCATTAGGTCCTTGAAAAGGTGCATTTTTAGGATTATTATCTGATACTTTGAATCAAGTAATTTATGGTGTTTCTACCTGAATGATTGAATATGCTATTATTCCACCAATTATTGCATTTTTAAGTGGAATGTGTTTACAACTTGCATATTTAAATCCACATAAATTTTGAACTTATGCATTTTTAATGTTGACTTTTGTAACATTTTTAATTATCTTTTTTGTAGTAAAGAATATAAACCATATTAGTTGAAGAGAATTTTCAAGAAAACTAAAAAAGACTCAAATTTTGCCAATCAGAATTGTTGCTACAATAATTTCAGTTGGATTAGGTTCAACTTGACTATTTTCATTAATATTATTAGTAACTCATTTAAAAACTAAAAGTTTTAAAACAAAATGAAAAACACAACTTATGTTTAGTATTCTAATAACCACTTTTATAATCTTAATCATAACTAGATGATTATGAGGGCCTTTCGCATATATTAGTTATATGAATAGATTTAGAAATATGAACTGAAAATATGCTGATTATTTTACAATTTTTATGATTCCAATAGTTTTTAAAAGTTTAATAGAAATTCCGGTTTATACAGTAATAATTTATGCAGTTATGCCAATTATTAATATTGCAAAACAAAAAATTAGTTTTTACAAAAACAAAATTTTTACTTATTAG
- a CDS encoding M17 family metallopeptidase, which yields MELIKEIETSRNSSVLLKAIFEGDDAPTLLVKKQSQITEYLKENVAYVYLGKKSEFGYKDAYEFARDLAENCARSYQLDLTTFVTEKLCIKGVVDAFTKGINFSAFQYYNLKTFTKRVNENSLSFYLENISQDVLNVFKKALILVDAQNFARNLGVTPPNELNSEQLAEIIRKDFKKYHNLKVKVLERKQIELLGMDLLLSVNKGSVYEPRVVIIEYKGNPSSQEKTVLVGKGITFDSGGYSLKPPKFMLGMKYDMSGSAIVAAVMKAIAQLKPNKNVSAIMCITDNRINGDASLPDSVYTSMSGKTVEVNNTDAEGRLVLADGLYYGATKLHATRLIDIATLTGAILRTLGDTYTGIWATSEKAWEDIKKAADIQEELIWRMPFDKEYEAFMKGSVVADLKNTDYTGNAGSCSAAMFLREFTNNVEYIHCDIAGTNDIDEKPMFAMVKTLIEMSL from the coding sequence ATGGAATTAATTAAAGAAATTGAAACATCAAGAAATTCTTCTGTTTTATTAAAAGCAATTTTTGAAGGTGATGATGCACCTACATTATTAGTTAAAAAACAATCACAAATTACTGAATATTTAAAAGAAAATGTTGCTTATGTTTATTTAGGTAAAAAATCAGAATTTGGTTATAAAGATGCTTATGAATTTGCTAGAGATTTAGCTGAAAACTGTGCACGTAGTTATCAACTTGATCTTACAACTTTTGTTACAGAGAAATTATGCATTAAAGGTGTTGTTGATGCATTTACTAAAGGAATTAACTTTTCTGCATTTCAATACTACAATTTAAAAACATTCACTAAAAGAGTAAATGAAAATTCTTTAAGCTTTTATTTAGAAAATATTTCGCAAGACGTTTTAAATGTATTTAAGAAAGCATTAATTTTAGTTGATGCTCAAAACTTTGCAAGAAATTTAGGTGTTACGCCTCCAAATGAATTAAATAGTGAACAACTTGCAGAAATTATTAGAAAAGATTTTAAGAAGTATCACAACCTAAAGGTAAAAGTTTTAGAAAGAAAACAAATTGAACTATTGGGTATGGATTTACTATTGTCAGTTAATAAAGGTTCTGTTTATGAACCTAGAGTTGTTATTATTGAATATAAAGGTAATCCAAGTAGTCAAGAAAAAACTGTTTTAGTTGGTAAGGGAATTACATTTGACTCAGGCGGATATTCATTAAAACCTCCTAAATTTATGTTAGGCATGAAATATGATATGTCAGGTTCAGCAATTGTTGCTGCTGTTATGAAAGCAATTGCACAATTAAAACCTAATAAAAATGTTTCTGCAATTATGTGTATTACTGATAATCGTATTAATGGTGATGCTTCATTGCCAGATTCTGTATATACTTCAATGAGTGGGAAAACTGTTGAAGTCAATAACACAGATGCTGAAGGTAGATTAGTATTAGCTGATGGACTTTATTATGGTGCTACAAAATTGCATGCAACAAGATTAATTGATATTGCAACATTAACTGGTGCTATTTTAAGAACCTTAGGTGATACTTACACAGGCATTTGAGCAACTTCAGAAAAAGCTTGAGAAGATATTAAAAAAGCAGCTGACATTCAAGAAGAATTAATTTGAAGAATGCCATTTGATAAGGAATACGAAGCATTTATGAAAGGCTCAGTAGTTGCTGATTTAAAAAATACAGACTATACTGGAAACGCAGGGTCATGTTCTGCAGCAATGTTTTTAAGAGAATTTACAAACAATGTTGAATATATTCACTGTGACATTGCTGGAACTAATGACATTGATGAAAAACCTATGTTTGCAATGGTTAAAACATTAATTGAAATGTCACTTTAA
- a CDS encoding M17 family metallopeptidase yields MLSKYETSRNNEVLLKAKYECSQCTDECCKIAKKPNYITEFLDENEAYIFISKDVENYYDFLHVVDSIILAKRRNYQIDIQSFANNKLTIEEVLRAFVLRDAFHNAKLYSAKEKIKDENNIQISLFLEDKSYFEFVNELSVIANAINGARNLQITPPNIATSEYIAKEIEKEFANVKSLKVTVLTKEEIKKLGMGLLLAVNAGSSYEPRCVVIEYNGNPNSNEKYVFVGKGITFDTGGYNTKGYHMEGMKFDMSGSVICAYAVKALAELNAKTNVAAVMMLTDNAIDTHGTVPESVIKSMSGKTVEITDTDAEGRLVLADGLYYGATKLNASILIDAATLTGTMLTALGQTYSGIYATSCKIWHQFEDAAKIAHEKVWRMPLHEDFNKTNKESLVADLNNYSNNEKSDCNTAAMFLKEFTNNVPYIHCDVAGTADKKGMGLGILVSTFVEFGKSQQRNCESCECDEQKCETKNCNIEESTTKIVKAKKSTAKKATTKKTTTRKTASKTKSTKSKARK; encoded by the coding sequence ATGTTATCAAAATACGAAACATCAAGAAATAATGAAGTTTTGTTAAAAGCAAAATATGAATGTTCACAATGTACTGATGAATGTTGTAAAATTGCAAAAAAACCCAACTACATAACTGAATTTCTAGATGAAAATGAAGCATATATATTTATAAGTAAAGATGTTGAAAACTACTATGATTTTTTACATGTTGTTGATTCAATCATTTTAGCTAAACGTAGAAATTATCAAATTGATATTCAATCATTTGCAAACAATAAATTAACAATCGAAGAAGTTTTAAGAGCTTTTGTTTTAAGAGATGCATTCCACAATGCAAAACTATATTCTGCTAAAGAAAAAATAAAAGATGAAAATAACATCCAAATTTCTTTATTCTTAGAAGATAAAAGTTACTTTGAATTTGTTAATGAATTATCTGTAATTGCAAATGCTATTAATGGTGCAAGGAACTTACAAATTACTCCACCAAATATTGCAACAAGCGAATATATTGCAAAAGAAATTGAAAAAGAATTTGCTAATGTTAAATCATTAAAAGTTACTGTTCTAACAAAAGAAGAAATTAAAAAGCTTGGAATGGGATTATTATTAGCAGTTAATGCTGGAAGTTCTTATGAACCACGTTGTGTTGTAATTGAATACAATGGAAATCCAAACTCAAACGAAAAATATGTTTTTGTAGGAAAAGGAATTACATTTGACACTGGAGGATATAACACCAAAGGTTATCATATGGAAGGCATGAAATTCGATATGTCAGGTTCTGTTATTTGTGCTTATGCCGTTAAAGCACTAGCTGAATTAAATGCAAAAACCAATGTTGCTGCTGTTATGATGCTAACCGATAATGCAATTGACACACATGGAACTGTTCCTGAATCTGTAATCAAATCAATGAGTGGAAAAACTGTTGAAATTACAGATACTGATGCTGAAGGCAGATTGGTATTAGCTGATGGTCTTTACTATGGTGCTACAAAATTAAATGCATCAATACTAATTGATGCTGCAACATTAACTGGAACTATGCTAACTGCATTGGGCCAAACATATTCTGGAATTTATGCAACAAGTTGTAAAATTTGGCATCAATTTGAAGACGCAGCAAAAATTGCACATGAAAAAGTATGAAGAATGCCTTTGCATGAAGATTTTAATAAAACAAATAAAGAATCATTGGTTGCTGATTTAAATAACTACTCAAACAATGAAAAATCTGACTGTAATACTGCAGCAATGTTTCTAAAAGAATTTACCAACAATGTACCTTATATTCACTGTGATGTTGCAGGAACTGCAGACAAAAAGGGAATGGGGTTAGGCATTTTAGTTTCAACATTTGTTGAATTTGGAAAATCACAACAACGTAATTGTGAATCATGTGAATGTGATGAGCAAAAATGTGAAACTAAAAATTGTAATATTGAAGAATCTACAACAAAGATTGTAAAAGCAAAGAAATCTACCGCTAAGAAAGCAACAACCAAGAAAACTACTACAAGAAAAACTGCATCAAAAACAAAATCAACCAAATCAAAGGCAAGAAAATAG
- a CDS encoding lipoprotein 17-related variable surface protein produces the protein MFFYYRNILYNLKIENKIDLETKKIKKIPFSAYEFEKEWNEQALKLNSPVFEEYFDLITNHKDLKNQLNNATISLISVDLNEIKFKITLQRTFGKTISKEFTIRGFKEIDKAEEIKKIYEFADKLKAEIDVLDKNKFASEVKTSDLTSPSLPNWRDYIIEYTLNPNDKTGQLKLKAKISLKKEPSITTSFEKTIIGFKLDQLDPLATLWFMPKSEVNGLKDVNTIKQAVDNVSDKKTKLKEYGLFDETNLRGANYTVTKLELIAANNIEQLKLTYELTKKVIVGRDEKGNDILEDNTPLVKTITISFTNAIKATYKKLMQAHLASISTKIASHEGYNHNKLASQFAENDWKIAPLGDKNEYGVTLTNIQTSDVERKVKLTYTIETKKLSTGNNVKFTKEYTLDGFNEDVPKNVASFTRKESAEVSVLNFNNFYYRNNSKSLELVTASYDGASDGWQLDQSSIIATSLENNIIKFSYKLYKSVKTFSGIKEITKDFEISIDFEGIVDKNTEKERILQVYYNNGFNISYEGAKPMIDRVNIDKFKLDNKSDWKYYRVSFDEHLVNYNYLQGYLFVKANIRDKKNDSNLCVTNDTKIDGFKPYDYEGNNPIKQWNNFSSLITNDDKLYSTNFVISKYFKTLTSEGIINSLKSILKNNGEFDPTFNYEFLKGENNTFINEYSSGTLTFLKLKIKRDIPAATSYFDTTKSEWAKEISPTLDFVSLFRNNLERNYQSIFSALTIDANKFLTLNSSSFASNMTYNSISDSMNFGDVQLSPSNYYSTLKYEWELYPNDYTGKLIYRFRFKPGYNSNKPFTDWKQFNLEVGYKYVPTHKYNVTTTMSIHKDADAYQLGLDLLKLKNQTISVSDLSTKYKIRTNIYAPGNYEKESNWYTWPNLTFTIIDAENYLDADNKWQIRIKFKFRHRVYNYNGIQSGKHYGIGESNEISTEIYRHND, from the coding sequence TTGTTTTTCTACTATAGAAACATTTTATATAATTTAAAAATTGAAAACAAAATTGATCTTGAAACAAAAAAGATTAAAAAAATCCCATTTTCAGCATATGAATTTGAAAAAGAATGAAATGAACAAGCATTAAAATTGAATTCTCCAGTTTTTGAAGAATATTTTGACTTAATTACAAATCATAAAGATTTAAAAAATCAACTTAATAATGCAACCATAAGTCTTATATCAGTTGATTTAAACGAAATCAAATTTAAAATCACTTTGCAAAGAACTTTTGGCAAGACAATTTCAAAAGAGTTTACAATTAGAGGATTCAAAGAAATTGATAAAGCCGAAGAAATAAAGAAAATTTATGAATTTGCTGACAAGTTAAAAGCTGAAATTGATGTTTTAGATAAAAACAAATTTGCTTCAGAGGTTAAAACAAGCGATTTAACATCTCCCTCACTACCAAATTGAAGAGATTACATAATTGAATATACACTTAATCCAAATGACAAAACTGGACAACTTAAATTAAAAGCAAAAATTTCATTAAAAAAAGAACCAAGTATAACAACTTCATTTGAAAAAACAATTATTGGATTTAAATTAGATCAATTAGATCCATTGGCAACTTTATGATTTATGCCAAAATCTGAAGTTAATGGATTAAAAGATGTAAACACTATTAAGCAAGCAGTTGACAATGTTAGTGATAAAAAAACTAAATTAAAAGAATATGGACTTTTTGATGAAACAAATTTAAGAGGTGCAAATTATACTGTTACAAAATTAGAATTAATTGCTGCAAATAATATTGAACAATTAAAACTAACTTATGAATTAACTAAAAAAGTTATTGTTGGTAGAGATGAAAAGGGCAACGATATTTTAGAAGATAATACACCTTTAGTTAAAACAATTACTATTTCATTCACAAATGCTATTAAAGCAACATACAAGAAGTTAATGCAAGCACATCTTGCTTCAATTTCAACAAAAATTGCTTCTCATGAAGGATATAATCACAATAAGCTAGCTTCGCAATTTGCTGAAAATGATTGAAAGATTGCTCCATTAGGTGATAAAAATGAATATGGTGTTACTTTAACAAATATTCAAACTTCTGATGTAGAAAGAAAAGTTAAATTAACTTATACAATAGAAACTAAAAAATTATCAACTGGTAATAATGTAAAATTCACAAAGGAATATACCTTAGATGGGTTTAATGAAGATGTTCCTAAAAATGTTGCATCTTTTACAAGAAAAGAGAGTGCAGAAGTAAGTGTACTTAACTTCAATAACTTTTATTATAGAAATAATTCTAAATCATTAGAACTTGTGACTGCAAGTTATGATGGTGCTAGCGACGGGTGACAATTAGATCAATCTTCAATCATTGCGACTTCTTTAGAGAACAACATAATTAAATTTAGTTATAAACTCTACAAAAGTGTTAAAACATTTAGTGGTATAAAAGAAATCACAAAAGATTTTGAAATAAGCATTGATTTTGAGGGAATTGTAGATAAAAACACTGAAAAGGAACGAATACTACAAGTTTATTATAATAATGGATTTAATATTTCTTATGAAGGCGCAAAGCCTATGATTGATAGGGTGAACATTGATAAATTTAAACTTGATAACAAATCAGACTGAAAATACTATAGAGTAAGTTTTGATGAACATTTAGTAAATTACAACTATTTACAAGGTTATTTATTTGTTAAGGCTAACATCAGAGATAAAAAGAATGATAGTAATTTATGTGTAACGAATGATACTAAGATAGATGGTTTTAAACCATATGATTATGAAGGTAATAATCCTATCAAACAGTGAAATAATTTTAGTAGTTTAATTACCAATGATGACAAATTGTATAGTACAAATTTTGTCATTAGCAAGTATTTTAAAACATTGACTTCTGAAGGAATTATTAATTCTTTAAAATCTATTCTTAAAAATAATGGCGAATTTGATCCAACATTTAACTATGAGTTTCTTAAAGGCGAAAATAACACTTTCATTAATGAATATTCATCAGGAACATTGACATTTCTTAAATTAAAAATAAAAAGAGATATTCCAGCAGCAACTTCATATTTCGATACGACTAAAAGCGAATGAGCAAAAGAAATTAGTCCTACTTTAGATTTTGTTAGTTTATTTAGGAATAATTTAGAAAGAAATTATCAATCAATATTTAGTGCATTAACAATAGATGCTAATAAATTCCTCACATTAAATTCTAGTTCTTTTGCATCTAATATGACTTATAATAGTATATCTGATTCAATGAACTTTGGCGATGTACAATTATCACCTTCTAACTATTACAGTACTTTAAAATATGAGTGGGAATTATATCCAAATGATTACACAGGAAAATTGATATATAGATTTAGATTTAAACCTGGATATAATTCTAATAAACCTTTTACAGACTGAAAACAATTTAATTTAGAGGTTGGATATAAATATGTTCCCACACATAAATATAATGTTACAACAACAATGTCAATACATAAAGACGCAGATGCGTACCAATTAGGCCTTGACCTTTTAAAATTAAAAAATCAAACAATTTCGGTTTCGGACCTTTCTACTAAATACAAAATACGTACCAATATATATGCCCCTGGAAATTATGAAAAAGAATCAAATTGATATACATGGCCAAACTTAACATTCACGATAATTGATGCAGAAAATTATTTGGACGCTGACAACAAGTGGCAAATCAGAATTAAATTTAAATTTAGACATAGAGTATATAACTATAATGGTATTCAAAGTGGCAAACATTATGGTATAGGGGAATCTAACGAAATATCAACCGAAATATATAGACATAATGATTAA
- a CDS encoding uracil-DNA glycosylase yields MKFNFREFLRTQTHYLNLIDEIYNSKSIVYPPKDKIFATFENFDYDNLKIVIVGQDPYYLPNMANGLAFSCDIDKTPMSLKNIFTEIKKDYPDTNFETNDLTYWKNQGVLLVNSSLTVEAYNPMSHKKYNWDTFVINLLNKINKHYSHIIYVAFGNVAKNLLRQVNLSNQYAIATSHPSPLGYAQGFKDSHIFKKINDKLISLKKTTIDWSTKISEKK; encoded by the coding sequence ATGAAATTTAATTTCAGAGAATTTTTGCGAACGCAAACTCATTATTTAAATTTGATTGATGAAATTTATAATAGCAAGTCTATAGTTTATCCTCCAAAAGACAAGATTTTTGCTACCTTTGAAAATTTTGATTATGATAATTTAAAGATAGTAATTGTTGGTCAAGATCCTTATTATTTGCCTAATATGGCAAATGGTTTAGCTTTTTCTTGCGATATTGACAAAACCCCAATGTCTCTTAAAAATATATTTACTGAAATTAAAAAAGATTATCCTGATACAAATTTTGAAACTAATGATTTAACATATTGAAAAAATCAAGGTGTTTTACTTGTAAATTCTAGTTTAACAGTAGAAGCTTATAACCCTATGTCTCATAAAAAATATAATTGAGATACTTTTGTAATCAATTTACTAAATAAAATTAATAAACATTATTCGCATATCATTTATGTTGCGTTTGGCAATGTTGCAAAAAACTTGTTAAGGCAAGTTAATTTGTCAAACCAATATGCAATTGCGACTTCTCATCCCTCACCTTTAGGCTATGCACAAGGTTTTAAAGATTCACATATTTTTAAAAAAATTAATGACAAACTTATTTCACTAAAAAAGACCACAATTGATTGAAGCACAAAAATAAGTGAAAAAAAATAG